Proteins encoded by one window of Kribbella flavida DSM 17836:
- a CDS encoding helix-turn-helix domain-containing protein: MATTPLGDYLRSRRALVSPKSVGLASTGRRRVDGLRREEVSMLAGVSVDYYVRLEQGRERNPSVQVLDALSAALRLDDDGRLHLFRLAGMAPRPRTATVTDRVDPNLLQLLAAWPDNPALVSNRAYDVLASNAIADALFGGYTTGNLMLLVFLDAGARQFYADWEAVAANSVAGFRLGHGEAPDDPRVRAVLQQLLEQSEEFAQLWQRQDARGKTLDTKRFVHPAVGELTLRMQAFDVRSAPGQELIVYHAEPGSSSAEAVRLLGTLAATEAQEKASS, from the coding sequence ATGGCTACGACACCGCTCGGCGACTACCTGCGCAGCCGGCGCGCGCTGGTCTCACCGAAAAGCGTCGGCCTGGCCTCCACCGGCCGGCGGCGGGTGGACGGACTGCGGCGCGAGGAGGTCAGCATGCTGGCGGGCGTGAGCGTCGACTACTACGTCCGGCTCGAGCAGGGCCGCGAGCGCAATCCCTCCGTCCAGGTCCTGGATGCGCTGTCCGCCGCACTTCGGCTGGACGACGACGGCCGCCTGCACCTGTTCCGCCTGGCCGGGATGGCGCCGCGCCCCCGGACAGCCACCGTCACCGACCGCGTCGACCCGAACCTGCTGCAACTGCTCGCGGCCTGGCCCGACAACCCGGCGCTGGTCTCCAACCGCGCGTACGACGTCCTGGCGAGCAATGCGATCGCCGACGCGCTCTTCGGCGGCTACACCACGGGCAATCTGATGCTGCTGGTGTTCCTCGACGCCGGGGCCCGGCAGTTCTACGCCGACTGGGAGGCCGTCGCGGCGAACTCGGTCGCGGGATTCCGGCTTGGTCACGGCGAGGCGCCCGACGACCCGCGGGTGCGCGCGGTGCTGCAGCAGCTGCTCGAGCAGAGCGAGGAGTTCGCCCAGCTCTGGCAGCGGCAGGACGCGCGCGGCAAGACGCTGGACACGAAGCGGTTCGTGCATCCGGCGGTCGGGGAGCTCACCCTGCGGATGCAGGCGTTCGACGTCCGCTCGGCGCCCGGGCAGGAACTGATCGTGTACCACGCCGAGCCCGGATCGAGCAGTGCGGAAGCCGTTCGCCTGCT
- a CDS encoding SDR family oxidoreductase — protein MSTTPQPKVVLVTGASSGIGAAVAEHLAAAGHHVVAGARRTDRIEALVQRIRAAGGSIEGLALDVTDRAEVEAFVAAAVATHGRVDVIVNNAGVMPLSRLDRLLVDEWDRMIDVNVRGLLHGIAAALPVFQRQGSGHFVTVASIGAHQVSETAAVYCGTKYAAWAITEGLRLELDPSIRVTTVTPGVVESELASTISDPGAQDLMAAYRAASIPPGAIAEAIGFAIGQPPEVDVNELVIRPARQR, from the coding sequence ATGAGCACCACCCCGCAACCGAAGGTCGTTCTGGTCACCGGCGCCAGCAGCGGCATCGGCGCCGCCGTCGCCGAGCACCTCGCGGCGGCCGGTCACCACGTCGTCGCCGGCGCCCGGCGGACCGACCGGATCGAGGCTCTGGTGCAAAGGATCCGCGCGGCCGGCGGCAGCATCGAAGGCCTGGCGCTGGACGTGACCGACCGCGCCGAGGTCGAGGCGTTCGTGGCCGCCGCGGTCGCGACGCACGGCCGGGTCGACGTGATCGTGAACAACGCCGGCGTGATGCCGCTGTCCCGGCTGGACCGGTTGCTGGTCGACGAGTGGGACCGGATGATCGACGTGAACGTCCGCGGCCTGCTGCACGGCATCGCCGCCGCCCTGCCGGTCTTCCAGCGCCAGGGCAGCGGCCACTTCGTCACGGTCGCCTCGATCGGTGCCCACCAGGTCAGCGAGACCGCGGCGGTCTACTGCGGCACGAAGTACGCCGCCTGGGCGATCACCGAGGGTCTGCGGCTCGAGCTGGACCCGTCGATCCGGGTCACCACCGTCACCCCTGGCGTCGTGGAGTCGGAACTCGCGAGCACCATCTCCGACCCCGGCGCCCAGGACCTGATGGCGGCGTACCGGGCCGCGTCGATCCCGCCCGGCGCCATCGCCGAGGCCATCGGCTTCGCGATCGGCCAGCCCCCGGAGGTCGACGTCAACGAGCTCGTCATCCGCCCGGCCCGTCAGCGCTGA